The genomic region TGCTGCCGAATGAGATGTACAAAACTGAGGCAGGAGGCTTAGAGCTGAGCCAATGGGTGCAATCTGATTCGGGCCATAGACTTTTTTCGACAACGGTATTTGTAAAGTCCGAGAAAAAGTTCATCGGGCCGATGGCATAAGTTGGCTGCTTAAGATTGAGAGCTGACAGGCACTCTGCTTCTAGTTCCTGTACTGTGTTGCATAAGATAAAATCTGCGTTCTTGACCTGCTCGAATGCCTTAGCCACGATCTTCATCAGCACAGGTACAACATCAGGAGCTTGGATATACGACATCAGGTCCTTTGAACTAATAGATTTTACTCCGGGTATGTAATTTATGCAGTTGTCACCATTGCCTAATCAGTTCAATCAaagcaaaatgaaaatcataaaCCAAGTTAGCACAATATCATTGCCAGCAGAGGAGTCTCTTTGAGAAAATCTTCTATTTAGTGCCCCGAAGAAAATTACGGCTGCTTACGTTTTAATGGCTATGGGCTAAAAGTCGTGGTAAATGACTGTTATTAACTGtcgttaaataaaatcgatcaaaaaatttaacgTATCCATCATGACAAAAATGTTTTCATCACACTCCAAAAACAATGtagcaaataaatattttgcaattgtagtcaatgactatttactacgtctattttaattttaagttgaaTTATGAACACATCTAGTATCTCCATGATTTTTTAGTTTAGATATTTTTaggtatgtatatataacttatttaaaacCTATATATGAAATACTCTTCCTTACTTAAGTTAACTCAAACATTACAAAgaaagatattaaattatggtTTTCGGGAAGTATATATAAGAGGAAAGTTTCAGAAAACAAATGTTTATAGGTGAAAGATGAGGATAATCATATTTTCGTCCTTATATGTAGAGTCCTTGTATAAATGTTTATAGGTGAAAGATGAGGATAATCATATTTTCGTCCTTATATGTAGAGCCTTGTCCTTGTATAAAGATCCATACAGATGGAAAAAAATCCATCACTGCTTGAGATGGACTTGGAGACGGATATTATATTtgctaaattattaaataaaattataatattgacGGAATAACTGAGGAATGTATTTTTCGGTTGAAATAACATTACGATAAATTTAGATATAGATATTCAAAAATAtggcaaaaaataataatgaaaagatAACTTAGAGATGGAAATACTGCAAAGCCACAGacgaaaataagaaataagaaaatattaattggtcTACAGGGATTAGTTATTAGAGTTATTAGTGTTTTAGAAATGGACTTAAACGAAAAGTACTTAGCCTTTACAAATAGAATCGCAGAGTGGTTATCCACGAAAACAGAGATGCATTATTACTAAAATGTTGTCATTTTCAATTGAATTAGAATGGATATTTCCGTCTCTAAAGTTTAGCCGTAGGGCCTTTTAGCTACAAGTCTGGTGACGGATTTTTCTAACactatatgtttttttattgacaATAACTTTGACTTTAGAGACGGAAAAACCCGTCCCATGAGccttgttttcttgtagttgGATGAAAAAGAAGTTAATAACTAATTAACTAGACAAAATTCAGTAAttcttttgtgaaaaaaattaattatattatatctcCAGTATGGTTATAACCAAATCTTGACAcctttgtaaaataaaaaaacaaatgtacataattttaatttgttctatctttcaaagaaaatatatatgaaaaatagataTGTACATAGTTATTCATCTTTATGTTGAAATCTAAATTGATTAGTTAATAACATAAttctaatagaaaattaacacACTTTTCATATGCAAGATTTTCAGTCTTTAAGATTAACTTGAATTACTTAACTCACTAATTACTTTTATcattatcataaattatatttttccaattaagaattatttgaAGTTTGATTTAGGATGTAAAATGTTAAAAAGCTTTTTGTGCtacaaacataaatttatataatataatataatgagAATCTTACTTAAATATGTGATCTTACCACGACAAGAAATATAGCATTTAATCATAGCTAATTGTCAATATTGTGAACAACAAATAATCGTAGTAAATAGTTAATGACCACAGTCACACAATGTTGATTTTTGCGAGGATGGGTAAAACATTTACCATTACTTTTAggctaaaatgcattttaccccctgtattttgttgaaatagcTAAAAATCCTTctgtatttttgaaataagctAAAACCCCccgtattttgtaaaattcacaaaaacaCCCCTTTCATTAGTAATTAACGGAAGGTGTGTTACATGCGCACCTTGTGCATTTGGAGGTttttttagctgtttttttatcttatttttaatttttttttgacaaatataccctagtatttatatattttcacatatatatatatttttcttgttttgagtgtttttttgtatttttatctatctacaaaataaaatatttttaaaatatatttacttgaaaatatgaagaaaaaaaaatttacagggggttttatgcattttaaccttacatttatattttaaccATAACTCCTagctataataattttttttataattcaaaaactaGTTTAttacatcgattttatttaactgaaGTCAataaacattatttattatagcTTTTAGCCATAgctattaattttacaattaatagTAACTTTTTTTCTATCGCACGGAGTAAATATTACGCTTGTTAACTTAGGGGGTGAATGGTACACATCCTAAAATTGAAGAAGGATGCAGTTAACATACCACTACACGGAAGATGGCCATTTTCTCTGAGAAGATCCAAGTGATAGTCTATCGCGAACACGGTAGCCGGCTCCGTCCACAACGAAACGTGCACGAGGTTGTGTTTCTTGGCAATCGCAGCCGGCCATGAATATAGAGTATCAGCAACCAGAATAGAAGCCGTGGCTGATGAATCCGATGTCGTTATGCTCCCGATTAGTTCATCCACAAGTGCAGGAAAATCACGAATCATGCCTTCCCAGTACTCGCTCATGTTGAGTTTTCTGTCAAATTCAAGTGAAAAACCATCGGACATAGTCGTGTAACGTATGTCAAGGCCCGACTTCCTAGCCTCAACGAAGACATCGACGTCTCCAGCACGGTCATGGCCCTTAGACAAGGTGTGATGGATAAATTCGAGTTGGACGTAAGTGATTGTGAAGCCCCTTGAAGCAAGATTCACAGCCAGATTGACCATCGGAGTTATGTGGCCTTGGAAAGGGTATGCAAGCAAGATAGCATGCGGCTTTGAATGATTTATCTCACCCATTTTTTGGGGTTTGGTATTGAGAAGTTGATGAACTCTACAACTTTGGTttgattcagaaatattaAGTGTTCACGGGGccaaattatacttttaatcgTATAGGATAGGGATGTTAATACTTTAATCTTCTATTTTACggaatttctaaaataatctcaaaatcggaaaaactcaacaaatttaatccCGTAAAGCAGAATACTAAATGTGTcgtactttttaaattttggaaccattttaaaaactttataaagtaaataactaaatatattgagTTTTTCCAACCTTGAAATTATTCTGAAAATCCCATATCTTACAatactaaaagtgtaatttcacatGGGggtgtattttaattgaggCAGTTCACCTAATTCTATTGACCTTTGTGAGAAAGCAAGAGATCCAGCGGCAGTATATGGTTGATCATTTCTTATTTTGATGCCTCAGGTTTTGGACTTAGGAAGAAAAGTGCAAATCGGGGATTCCAGGCTGCTGGTGGGTGGTTAAGGCAATACTGGtatagaatattaattatttgatctgtaaATGTTTGTTAGATCTGACactctaatttatttattttttttgtccctaattttaaattacttgttaatctatatttatatctatatatttttatctgtcaatatataaataatatatttaagtaccAATCTCcattacaagaaatataatattggatAATGACTAATTgtcatggttaataataaatagttattgaatACAACCACGCAACGATCGTTGATCGTGATTTTTGCAAGGTTGGCTAAAATATTGTCATGGATAAAAGCtgtggaaaatatttttaccatgccTTTTAACTgcgacaaataattttttcataataaaaaagctaatttttttgcatcggattatttaatcatagtgaataataattttttactataatttttagccATAACCATTGATATTGTAgctaatagtaatttttttctaatgctCTAAAGTCTAaagttttgtttttcctttttttttttttttgcctaaaaataactttacttattattttccCTAGGAGTGATTAGGTAAAATCATGGgcttattaattcatattaattgatttttcacattacaatatttactttattaattattgtagaGTTACAAAATACCTCAAAAATTGCTCCTTCTTGAGATTAGAGTATGCacaaatatttactatattttctaaattataagtacacttTATGAAGttataatgttattataaCTATACTCCCTATTTGacggaaaaatattatataaatacccGTGAAGTACATTTGCATTAACAAGCCAGCAAAATGtctatctataattttataaaatacaaaaagtatttGTGTTTTAGGTGCAATTTTAGGCTTGTTCAATTCGGTGAATCGAATCGAAACCGAAAATTCGATTTCCTGAATTCTGGAATCGAAACCAAACTGGGAAGCTTCGGTTCCATTTCGGTTATAACcggtgattttttattttttgaatataaaaatatatttatttaaaaaaattatataaataattttagtatttttccaattttatccaaaaatatttatataaaaatattaaaatctaaaaaataaaatatacaatgtacaaaaattaagtttgtttttagataatataaactaacataccatattttaatatcatctaa from Sesamum indicum cultivar Zhongzhi No. 13 linkage group LG3, S_indicum_v1.0, whole genome shotgun sequence harbors:
- the LOC105158821 gene encoding UDP-glycosyltransferase 86A1-like, whose amino-acid sequence is MGEINHSKPHAILLAYPFQGHITPMVNLAVNLASRGFTITYVQLEFIHHTLSKGHDRAGDVDVFVEARKSGLDIRYTTMSDGFSLEFDRKLNMSEYWEGMIRDFPALVDELIGSITTSDSSATASILVADTLYSWPAAIAKKHNLVHVSLWTEPATVFAIDYHLDLLRENGHLPCSGNGDNCINYIPGVKSISSKDLMSYIQAPDVVPVLMKIVAKAFEQVKNADFILCNTVQELEAECLSALNLKQPTYAIGPMNFFSDFTNTVVEKSLWPESDCTHWLSSKPPASVLYISFGSIVQINKQEIVEIAHGLLLSQVNFIWILRSTDALPAGFQDDVKDGGLIVPWCNQNAVLSSPAVGGFLTHCGWNSVLESMWSGVPMICYPLYVDQPTNRKLVVDDWKVGIDLCDGGRVTSEGVASKINILMRGKSSIVLREQIKKVSRIMRNAFETDGSSQRTFDQFVDDLRGRLYARREDIGSNN